The following proteins are co-located in the uncultured Draconibacterium sp. genome:
- the rfbC gene encoding dTDP-4-dehydrorhamnose 3,5-epimerase, giving the protein MKVIETGLPGLLVIEPRVFEDDRGYFFETYQNQRYQEAGIVNPFIQDNESKSVVGVVRGLHYQLGEFSQAKLVRVVLGKVFDVAVDLRKGSPTFGKWFGLELDEYNKKQLYVPRGFAHGFSVLSETAIFAYKCDNVYHREAERSINPFDPKLGIDWKLNGKQQIVSEKDKNAPLFDGAEMNFNF; this is encoded by the coding sequence ATGAAGGTTATTGAAACGGGATTGCCCGGGTTACTTGTAATAGAACCCCGGGTTTTTGAAGACGACAGAGGTTATTTTTTTGAAACATACCAAAATCAAAGGTATCAGGAAGCCGGTATTGTTAATCCATTTATTCAGGACAATGAATCGAAATCGGTGGTAGGAGTAGTACGTGGATTGCATTATCAGTTGGGTGAATTTTCGCAGGCCAAGCTGGTAAGGGTTGTTTTAGGAAAAGTATTCGATGTTGCAGTTGATTTACGGAAAGGATCGCCCACTTTTGGAAAATGGTTTGGCCTCGAATTGGATGAGTATAATAAAAAACAGTTATATGTTCCCCGTGGATTTGCTCATGGCTTTTCGGTATTGAGCGAAACCGCTATTTTTGCCTACAAATGCGATAACGTTTATCATCGCGAAGCTGAACGTTCTATAAATCCGTTCGATCCAAAGCTAGGAATCGACTGGAAATTAAATGGTAAGCAGCAAATTGTTTCGGAGAAAGATAAAAATGCTCCGCTATTTGATGGGGCTGAGATGAATTTTAACTTTTAG
- the rfbD gene encoding dTDP-4-dehydrorhamnose reductase, which yields MKILVTGAYGQLGNEINELKVNYPDWNFIFTDVDSLDITDESAVEKSFVQNNFDFAINCAAYTAVDKAETDGETAAKVNTLAPELMGRYSAQFNTKLIQVSTDYVFAGNSYLPYSEDHPVNPQGVYGKTKLEGEIRCIHENPQAIIIRTSWLYSSFGNNFVKTMLRLAKERGELGVVFDQVGTPTYAADLAASILKIIENSVKDSSNFVPGIYHYSNEGVASWYDFAKAIFEISGVTCKVNPVLSDQFPTPAKRPHFSVLNKSKIRNTFGIEIPYWKESLKICLDRLEK from the coding sequence ATGAAAATACTGGTAACCGGTGCCTACGGTCAATTGGGAAATGAAATAAATGAATTAAAGGTAAATTATCCTGACTGGAATTTTATTTTTACCGATGTTGATTCATTGGATATTACCGACGAAAGTGCCGTTGAAAAAAGTTTTGTGCAAAATAATTTCGATTTTGCAATTAATTGTGCTGCTTATACTGCTGTTGACAAAGCTGAAACAGACGGAGAAACCGCCGCTAAAGTGAATACGCTGGCACCCGAATTAATGGGACGATATTCAGCACAGTTTAATACAAAATTAATTCAGGTATCTACCGATTATGTTTTTGCCGGCAATTCATATCTTCCTTATTCTGAGGATCACCCGGTAAATCCTCAGGGAGTTTACGGAAAAACAAAATTGGAAGGCGAAATCCGTTGTATTCATGAAAATCCGCAAGCCATAATAATTCGAACATCGTGGTTGTATTCAAGCTTTGGGAATAATTTTGTTAAAACCATGTTGCGTCTGGCAAAAGAACGAGGTGAGCTCGGAGTGGTTTTCGATCAGGTAGGTACACCAACTTATGCTGCTGATTTGGCTGCTTCAATTCTAAAAATCATTGAAAATTCAGTAAAAGATTCGAGTAATTTTGTTCCCGGAATATACCATTACTCAAACGAAGGAGTGGCAAGTTGGTACGATTTTGCAAAAGCAATTTTTGAAATCTCGGGTGTAACTTGCAAAGTAAATCCTGTTTTATCCGATCAATTTCCAACACCTGCCAAACGTCCGCATTTTAGTGTTTTGAATAAATCAAAAATTCGAAATACATTTGGTATTGAAATTCCTTACTGGAAAGAGAGTTTAAAAATTTGTTTAGATAGATTAGAAAAATAA
- a CDS encoding phospho-sugar mutase, with the protein MENQELQEVRAKAQEWLSETYDEQTRAQVQALLDNEDTTELVDSFYRSLEFGTGGLRGIMGVGTNRMNIYTVGAATQGLSNYLKKNFADLDEIKVAIGYDCRNNSRLFSDTSAKIFAANGIKAYIFDDLRPTPELSYAIRELGCQSGIILTASHNPKEYNGYKAYWEDGSQIVGPHDVNIVNEVAKIKPEDIKFDGPDELIEILGEEMDNKFLAEVKKVSISPDVVERHKDIKIVYTPIHGTGVKLIPAALREFGFTNIINIPEQDVVSGDFPTVVSPNPEETAAMEMATKKAAEIDADVVMASDPDADRIGVAVKNDKGEYVIVNGNQTALLFIYYIIVKMKEAGKLKGNEFIVKTIVSTEMIAEIARKNDIEFFDVYTGFKFIAEIIRDLEGQKKYIGGGEESFGFMPSDFVRDKDAVSSCALMAEIAAWAIDQGKSLYQLLQDIYLEYGFSREKMKYVVRKGKTGAEEIQQIMADFRQTPPSELGGSKMEWVKDYSTLIAKNLITGEEKKIDQKITSNVLQFFTQDGTKISVRPSGTEPKIKFYFEVAGELKSRDDFDAAEQKADAKIDAIMEELGL; encoded by the coding sequence ATGGAAAATCAAGAATTACAAGAAGTAAGGGCGAAAGCACAAGAGTGGCTTTCCGAAACTTACGATGAACAAACAAGAGCGCAGGTTCAGGCACTTTTGGATAACGAAGATACTACAGAGTTGGTTGACTCTTTTTACCGAAGTTTGGAATTTGGTACCGGTGGTTTACGCGGAATTATGGGCGTAGGAACCAACCGAATGAATATATATACCGTGGGTGCAGCTACCCAGGGTTTAAGTAATTATTTAAAAAAGAACTTTGCCGATCTTGATGAGATCAAGGTTGCCATTGGTTACGACTGTCGTAACAACAGCCGTTTGTTTTCCGATACCAGTGCTAAAATTTTTGCCGCAAACGGAATTAAAGCCTATATTTTCGACGATCTTCGTCCAACGCCCGAGCTCTCTTATGCCATTCGCGAATTGGGCTGCCAGAGTGGTATTATTCTAACTGCCTCGCACAATCCTAAAGAGTACAACGGTTACAAAGCTTATTGGGAAGACGGATCTCAAATTGTGGGACCACACGATGTGAATATCGTAAACGAGGTGGCTAAAATTAAACCGGAAGACATTAAGTTTGACGGGCCGGATGAGTTGATTGAAATTTTAGGCGAAGAAATGGACAACAAATTTTTAGCCGAGGTTAAAAAAGTTTCTATTTCTCCCGATGTGGTTGAACGTCACAAAGACATTAAAATAGTTTATACGCCAATTCACGGAACAGGTGTGAAATTAATTCCTGCTGCATTACGCGAATTTGGTTTTACAAACATTATTAATATTCCTGAGCAGGATGTGGTTAGCGGCGATTTTCCAACCGTTGTTTCTCCAAACCCGGAAGAAACTGCTGCAATGGAAATGGCAACTAAAAAAGCTGCCGAAATTGATGCCGATGTTGTTATGGCTTCCGATCCCGATGCCGACAGAATTGGGGTAGCAGTAAAAAATGACAAAGGCGAATATGTAATTGTAAACGGTAATCAAACTGCTTTGCTGTTTATTTATTACATCATTGTAAAAATGAAGGAAGCTGGCAAATTGAAAGGCAACGAGTTTATCGTAAAAACCATCGTTTCAACTGAAATGATTGCTGAAATTGCCCGTAAAAACGACATCGAGTTTTTTGATGTATACACCGGATTTAAATTTATCGCCGAAATCATTCGTGATTTGGAAGGCCAGAAAAAATACATCGGTGGTGGTGAAGAAAGTTTTGGTTTTATGCCATCTGATTTTGTTCGCGATAAAGACGCCGTTTCGTCGTGTGCTTTAATGGCTGAAATTGCTGCCTGGGCCATCGACCAGGGAAAATCATTGTACCAGCTATTACAGGATATTTATCTGGAGTACGGTTTCTCGCGCGAAAAAATGAAATACGTTGTTCGTAAAGGAAAAACCGGTGCCGAAGAAATTCAGCAAATTATGGCAGATTTCCGCCAGACTCCTCCAAGCGAATTAGGTGGCTCAAAAATGGAATGGGTAAAAGATTACTCTACATTAATTGCTAAAAACCTGATTACCGGCGAAGAGAAAAAAATCGACCAGAAAATAACTTCAAATGTGCTTCAGTTTTTTACGCAGGACGGAACAAAAATTTCTGTTCGTCCATCGGGAACTGAACCAAAAATTAAATTCTATTTTGAAGTGGCAGGCGAGCTAAAATCGCGTGACGATTTTGATGCAGCAGAGCAAAAAGCTGATGCTAAAATCGATGCCATTATGGAAGAACTTGGACTTTAA
- a CDS encoding DUF1080 domain-containing protein, giving the protein MKIKFLTFALLFVAVFAFAQEEESVQMVPGMTEIWDPEVAIITPGEKPSDAPSDAIVLFDGVDINREWTNQDGGPVEWEVADGCVTVKRGTGIIKTKRVFEDFQLHIEWRSPAEVIGESQGRGNSGVFLQGRYEVQVLDNYNNRTYRNGQAGSLYKQYPPLVNACKGPGEWQVYDIIYTAPRFNDDGITFFTPPTVTVLHNGVLVQNHSKLRGPTEYIGIPEYTVKKHGPDGIQLQDHGNPVSYRNIWIREL; this is encoded by the coding sequence ATGAAAATCAAATTTTTAACCTTTGCACTGCTTTTTGTTGCAGTGTTTGCTTTTGCACAAGAAGAAGAATCGGTACAAATGGTACCTGGAATGACAGAAATCTGGGATCCTGAAGTGGCCATTATTACTCCCGGAGAAAAACCAAGTGACGCCCCGAGTGATGCTATTGTATTGTTTGATGGCGTTGATATTAACCGCGAATGGACCAACCAGGATGGCGGTCCGGTTGAGTGGGAAGTTGCAGATGGCTGTGTTACTGTAAAAAGAGGAACGGGTATTATTAAAACAAAACGCGTTTTTGAAGATTTCCAGTTGCACATTGAGTGGAGATCTCCCGCCGAAGTGATTGGTGAAAGCCAGGGACGCGGAAACAGTGGCGTTTTTCTGCAGGGACGTTACGAAGTGCAGGTGTTGGATAATTACAACAACCGGACTTACCGAAATGGTCAGGCAGGAAGTTTGTACAAACAATATCCGCCGCTTGTGAATGCTTGTAAAGGTCCGGGCGAGTGGCAAGTGTACGATATTATTTATACTGCACCTCGTTTTAACGACGACGGCATTACTTTCTTTACTCCACCAACAGTTACTGTGTTGCACAATGGAGTTTTGGTGCAAAACCATTCAAAATTACGTGGCCCTACAGAATACATTGGTATTCCTGAGTACACCGTAAAAAAACATGGTCCCGACGGAATTCAGTTGCAAGACCACGGCAATCCTGTGAGTTACCGTAACATTTGGATTCGCGAATTGTAA
- a CDS encoding CotH kinase family protein gives MNLKLYFVFLALFVYALNGNAQYSNFSSKLPLVYLNTGGEEIRDEPKIQAEMGIIWNGTGELNQTSSKFNHFQGNIGIEIRGSSSQMFPKKSYGFELHDENGEDMDFPLLEMPEEEDWILYAPYSDKSLIRNVLTFTLAEKLGAYSPRCRLVELFINDKYEGIYVLMEKIKRDKNRVDIAKLKPEDLAGEELTGGYIVKIDKTTGSGGSGWQSDYVNKMQRRTFYQYEYPAADEIHQTQADYIRNYISDFEEAVYKHEFDLENGYQQYIDINSFIDYMIINELSKNIDGYRLSTFMYKDKNEKLNIGPVWDFNLAYGNANYGNAWETFGLEIYVDLGDDQWQNPFWWSVFMGDRNFTKALRCRWDDVYFDVLATEQVINTIDSLVVLLDEPSERNFARWPVLGEWIWPNYYVAPDYSSEITWLKNWIYERMRYLNLSIPGDCDSDPTQPLDFALSTFPNPFTHKLTIQVTSDKNLSLGIQLFSVNGNRVHEQRTPVSEGLTTIEINTASLQRGLYIYRVLKGEVEVEVGKVVKM, from the coding sequence ATGAACCTAAAACTGTATTTCGTCTTTCTGGCGTTATTTGTTTATGCATTAAACGGAAACGCACAATACTCCAACTTTTCATCAAAATTGCCACTTGTCTATTTAAATACCGGTGGAGAAGAAATCCGGGATGAACCCAAAATCCAGGCTGAAATGGGAATTATCTGGAACGGTACCGGAGAACTAAATCAAACTTCAAGCAAATTCAATCATTTTCAGGGAAATATTGGAATAGAAATACGTGGATCATCGTCACAAATGTTTCCTAAAAAATCGTACGGTTTCGAGTTGCACGATGAAAACGGGGAAGACATGGATTTCCCATTGTTAGAGATGCCCGAAGAAGAAGACTGGATTTTATATGCACCATATTCCGATAAATCGCTAATTCGAAATGTTTTAACCTTTACTCTTGCTGAAAAATTAGGGGCTTATTCGCCACGTTGTCGTTTGGTTGAGCTGTTTATAAACGATAAATACGAAGGCATTTATGTGTTAATGGAAAAAATAAAGCGCGATAAAAACCGGGTTGATATAGCCAAATTAAAACCGGAAGATTTGGCCGGTGAAGAGTTAACCGGTGGTTACATCGTAAAAATTGATAAAACCACCGGGAGTGGCGGAAGTGGCTGGCAATCGGATTATGTGAACAAAATGCAGCGACGTACTTTTTATCAGTACGAATATCCGGCAGCAGATGAAATACACCAGACACAAGCTGATTACATCAGAAATTACATCAGCGATTTTGAAGAGGCGGTTTACAAGCACGAATTTGATTTGGAGAATGGATATCAGCAATATATTGATATTAACTCCTTTATCGATTACATGATCATCAACGAACTTTCGAAAAATATTGACGGTTACCGGCTGAGTACGTTTATGTATAAAGACAAAAATGAAAAACTAAACATTGGGCCTGTTTGGGACTTTAACCTGGCGTATGGAAATGCCAATTATGGGAATGCCTGGGAAACTTTTGGCCTTGAAATTTATGTTGATCTGGGCGATGACCAGTGGCAGAACCCGTTTTGGTGGAGCGTATTTATGGGCGACCGCAACTTTACAAAAGCCCTGCGTTGCCGTTGGGATGACGTCTATTTCGATGTTTTAGCTACTGAGCAGGTAATAAATACCATTGACAGTCTTGTTGTATTGCTGGATGAACCATCGGAACGAAATTTTGCACGTTGGCCGGTTTTAGGCGAATGGATTTGGCCAAATTATTATGTGGCGCCTGATTATTCTTCAGAAATTACATGGCTGAAAAACTGGATTTATGAACGGATGCGATACCTGAATTTATCCATTCCGGGCGATTGTGATTCTGATCCTACACAGCCTTTGGATTTTGCATTGTCGACTTTTCCAAATCCTTTTACCCACAAGTTGACCATTCAGGTTACCAGCGATAAAAATTTGTCTTTGGGCATTCAGTTGTTTTCGGTTAACGGTAACCGGGTACACGAGCAACGTACCCCGGTAAGCGAAGGATTAACAACAATTGAAATCAATACTGCATCGCTCCAGCGCGGGCTGTACATTTATCGGGTGTTAAAGGGTGAGGTAGAAGTTGAGGTTGGCAAAGTGGTTAAAATGTAG